One genomic segment of Bacteroidota bacterium includes these proteins:
- a CDS encoding right-handed parallel beta-helix repeat-containing protein → MKTKLLSLFIFYYVGAGAQTNVPGGNVYGAWTLAGSPYNVSGHITVPKDSTLTIQPGVNIVFQGHYKFNVRGRVFAAGTSSDTVVFTAADTSIGWWGMRYDSILVTQDSSLFVYCKLQYGKANTGTGNDLYGGAIMVNNFSKIRIANCMITNNFSSGGGGICFNSSNGTISNCTVSNNTASVSSANSNTYSYGGGIYFSSFSGTISNCTVSNNSVFSSSSNSYGSYSYGGGIYFITSFLATISNCTVSNNTASAFSSNSLYSSSYGGGIYFDLSAAFPPPTGGTITNCTISNNTCSNAYYSYGGGIYFSSWAYSNFAGGFITNCTIQDNSSSSGGGGIYFGSLHSGPVITNCIINNNTSRYGAGIDCSSYGGTITNSTISNNFSISSFSYGGGIYGGMDTIADCIISNNSSSYGGGVYSSSGAITNCAIINNTAFSSSEGGGGIYFLGSPTVTNCTIANNDATGTSGGGGGLFFKNNSDPDFINCILYGNTASSGNGANIYLYDSLSNPSFSYCDIQGSSAAIYNNSGTYSGSYTNNIDSVPLFVAPSAGAGTGFNGLIANWHLQTTSPCIDMGDPNNTIGFYPASDLGGNPRVVVCRIDMGAYEDQNGLPFLVSLSIQQNIYCVGNGNGAATVTVSNGTPPYTYSWSSGETTSAVTGLSAGTYTVIVTDAGNCSKTGIVTITQPNLIISMTSVQTACNANTGTASASPSGGTSPYTFIWNNGQTTSVTTGLGTGNYTVTITDANGCTKNAIAYITPKPSPNVTTSATQTNCSPSTGTAAATALGGASPYTYLWSDGQTTSVATALAAGSYTVVVTDSYGCTKTATVSVTQKSNPNVTTSTTQTNCSSPTGTATASVSGGTFPYTYLWSNNATTQQANNLAAGNYSVTVTDANGCTSSDSVTISQFPSVLTNQNVSICNGDSILVGGNYQTTAGTYNDTLQTVNGCDSVIVTALTINSLPSVSLSLNPDTVCISSGAYALTGGSPNGGIYSGAGVSAGNFNPSMAGNGLHNIIYTYTDANNCTNSDTAHVFVDLCTGVQTYFNSEEIIISPNPTTGIFTIQFADPSTLLKVTAVEITNLLGEKIYSSVINSSKSEIDLSKTSKGIYFIKVISEAGVVTRKLILQ, encoded by the coding sequence TTGAAAACAAAATTACTTTCTCTTTTTATTTTTTACTATGTAGGTGCGGGTGCACAAACAAATGTTCCCGGAGGAAATGTATATGGAGCTTGGACGCTTGCTGGCTCTCCGTATAATGTGAGCGGACACATTACTGTTCCAAAAGACTCTACTCTTACAATACAACCCGGAGTGAATATTGTTTTTCAAGGGCATTATAAATTTAATGTGCGAGGCAGGGTGTTTGCGGCAGGAACATCAAGCGATACGGTTGTTTTTACTGCTGCTGATACATCGATTGGATGGTGGGGAATGCGTTATGACAGCATTTTAGTAACCCAAGACTCTTCTCTTTTTGTTTATTGTAAACTGCAATATGGAAAAGCAAACACCGGAACCGGAAATGATTTGTATGGGGGAGCAATTATGGTAAATAATTTTTCTAAAATCAGAATTGCAAATTGCATGATTACAAATAATTTCTCTTCCGGAGGAGGCGGGATTTGTTTTAATTCTTCTAATGGCACCATTTCTAACTGTACTGTCAGCAATAATACCGCCTCGGTTTCTTCCGCCAATTCTAATACTTATTCTTACGGTGGCGGGATTTATTTTAGTTCTTTTTCGGGCACCATCTCTAACTGTACTGTTAGCAACAACTCAGTGTTTTCGTCTTCTTCTAATTCTTATGGTTCTTATTCTTATGGTGGAGGAATTTATTTTATAACTTCTTTTTTAGCCACTATCTCTAACTGCACCGTTAGCAATAACACCGCCTCTGCTTTTTCTTCTAATTCTCTTTATTCTTCTTCTTATGGTGGTGGGATTTATTTTGATTTAAGTGCCGCATTTCCACCTCCCACCGGTGGTACTATTACTAACTGCACCATTAGCAACAACACTTGCTCGAATGCTTATTATTCTTATGGCGGAGGAATTTATTTTTCTTCTTGGGCGTATTCTAATTTTGCAGGAGGATTTATTACTAACTGTACCATCCAAGACAACTCATCTTCTTCCGGTGGCGGAGGGATTTATTTTGGTTCTTTGCACTCAGGCCCTGTCATTACTAATTGCATCATTAATAATAACACTTCGCGCTATGGTGCCGGAATTGATTGTAGTTCCTATGGTGGTACTATTACTAATTCCACAATCAGCAACAATTTTTCTATTTCTTCTTTTTCTTACGGTGGCGGTATTTACGGAGGCATGGATACCATTGCTGACTGTATTATCAGCAATAATTCTTCTTCTTACGGTGGCGGAGTTTATTCTTCTTCTGGTGCCATCACAAATTGTGCTATTATTAATAATACCGCATTCAGTTCAAGTGAAGGAGGCGGAGGAATTTATTTTTTAGGTAGTCCTACAGTTACTAATTGTACCATTGCAAATAATGATGCAACTGGAACAAGCGGAGGAGGTGGAGGATTATTTTTCAAGAATAATTCTGACCCGGATTTTATTAATTGTATTCTATATGGTAACACCGCCTCCAGCGGCAATGGAGCAAATATTTATTTATATGATAGTTTGAGCAATCCATCTTTTTCTTATTGTGATATTCAGGGAAGCAGCGCGGCTATTTATAATAACTCGGGAACTTATTCGGGTTCTTATACTAACAACATAGATTCTGTTCCTCTTTTTGTTGCTCCTTCAGCGGGTGCTGGCACAGGTTTCAACGGGCTTATTGCAAACTGGCATCTTCAAACTACTTCTCCCTGTATTGATATGGGAGATCCGAACAACACAATCGGTTTTTATCCTGCCAGTGATTTAGGAGGAAATCCACGCGTAGTAGTTTGCAGGATAGATATGGGTGCGTATGAAGATCAAAACGGGCTGCCGTTTTTAGTTTCACTCTCTATTCAGCAAAATATTTATTGCGTTGGTAATGGCAACGGTGCAGCAACTGTCACAGTAAGTAACGGCACACCTCCTTATACATATAGTTGGAGCAGCGGAGAAACTACTTCTGCAGTTACAGGCCTTTCAGCTGGAACGTATACAGTTATTGTAACGGATGCAGGTAACTGTTCAAAGACGGGTATCGTTACCATTACACAACCCAATCTTATTATAAGCATGACATCTGTCCAAACAGCATGTAACGCAAATACAGGAACTGCTTCTGCTTCTCCTTCGGGTGGAACTTCACCTTATACTTTTATATGGAACAATGGCCAAACAACTTCAGTGACCACAGGGCTTGGCACAGGAAATTATACCGTTACAATTACGGATGCAAACGGGTGTACAAAAAATGCAATTGCTTATATTACACCAAAGCCCAGCCCCAATGTAACCACTTCTGCCACTCAAACTAATTGCTCGCCTTCGACCGGAACAGCAGCAGCCACCGCATTGGGTGGCGCCTCTCCTTATACTTATTTATGGAGCGATGGGCAAACTACTTCGGTGGCAACAGCACTTGCTGCCGGCAGTTATACGGTAGTTGTAACTGACAGCTATGGCTGTACAAAAACAGCAACTGTTTCTGTTACACAAAAATCTAATCCCAACGTAACTACTTCTACCACTCAAACTAATTGCTCTTCTCCAACAGGAACAGCGACCGCATCTGTATCTGGCGGCACCTTTCCCTATACGTATTTATGGAGCAACAATGCAACTACTCAGCAAGCAAATAATTTGGCAGCAGGAAATTATTCGGTAACAGTAACAGATGCGAATGGCTGTACTTCTTCTGACAGTGTTACAATTTCACAATTTCCTTCAGTTCTTACAAATCAAAATGTTTCCATTTGTAATGGTGATAGCATCTTGGTTGGAGGTAATTATCAAACAACAGCAGGAACATACAATGATACTTTGCAAACGGTGAATGGGTGTGATAGTGTTATTGTAACAGCACTTACAATAAATTCCTTACCATCCGTTTCCCTTTCCCTCAACCCCGATACAGTTTGTATAAGTTCAGGAGCATACGCCCTTACAGGAGGTTCACCAAACGGAGGGATTTATTCAGGAGCAGGAGTAAGCGCTGGAAATTTTAATCCAAGTATGGCAGGCAATGGATTGCACAATATTATTTACACCTACACCGATGCAAACAACTGTACCAACAGCGATACCGCGCATGTATTTGTAGATTTATGTACGGGAGTGCAAACTTATTTTAATAGTGAAGAAATTATTATTTCTCCCAATCCAACAACCGGAATTTTTACCATTCAATTTGCAGACCCTTCGACTTTGCTCAAGGTGACAGCCGTTGAAATTACAAATCTCTTGGGAGAAAAAATTTACTCATCGGTAATAAATTCAAGCAAGTCAGAAATTGATTTAAGCAAAACCTCCAAGGGAATTTATTTCATTAAAGTAATTTCAGAGGCGGGAGTTGTTACAAGAAAATTAATTCTCCAGTAA
- the glmS gene encoding glutamine--fructose-6-phosphate transaminase (isomerizing), producing MCGIVGYIGSKEAYPILIKGLHRLEYRGYDSAGVAILNKELHVYKCKGKVADLEKHIDKKDTHGTIGIGHTRWATHGAPNDINAHPHYSQTKKLVIIHNGIIENYAPLKKELQKRGHKFQSDTDTEVLIHLIEDIYVNESVDLAEAVRQALNEVIGAYAIVVLSKDNPDELICAKKSSPLVIGIGKNEFFIASDATPIVEYTKNVVYLEDEEIAVVPRKGKLEIKTIRNKKKTPYIHELELHLEALEKGGYPHFMLKEIYEQPRSVRDSMRGRLVTKEGKVKVNLGGIKDYEQKMINAKRIIFVACGTSWHAGLVGEYLFEDLARIPVEVEYASEFRYRNPIIGEDDVVIAISQSGETADTLAAIELAKSKGATIIGICNVVGSTIPRTTHAGSYTHAGPEIGVASTKAFTAQITLLTLMALRIAKKKGSISESRYFELINELDEIPAKIEKMLKKNDEVKKLAKVFKDVHNFLYLGRGYTFPVALEGALKLKEISYIHAEGYPAAEMKHGPIALIDDDMPVVVIATKGAWYEKVMSNIQEVKARKGKIIAIVTERDKVVKQHADYVIEIPETDEILVPLISVIPLQLLAYHIAVMRGCNVDQPRNLAKSVTVE from the coding sequence ATGTGTGGCATTGTAGGATACATCGGAAGCAAAGAAGCATATCCCATTCTCATTAAAGGATTGCACCGTCTTGAATATCGCGGCTACGACAGCGCGGGAGTTGCCATTCTCAATAAGGAATTGCACGTTTATAAATGCAAAGGGAAAGTTGCTGACCTTGAAAAACACATAGACAAAAAAGACACGCACGGAACCATCGGTATCGGGCATACACGCTGGGCAACGCACGGAGCGCCAAACGATATTAACGCGCACCCGCATTATTCACAGACAAAAAAATTAGTCATCATTCATAACGGAATCATTGAAAACTACGCACCGCTGAAAAAGGAATTACAGAAGCGCGGGCATAAATTCCAGAGCGATACTGATACAGAAGTTTTAATTCATCTCATCGAAGATATTTACGTGAACGAAAGCGTTGACCTGGCAGAAGCGGTTCGGCAAGCTTTGAACGAAGTGATTGGCGCGTATGCAATCGTTGTGCTTTCAAAAGATAATCCCGATGAACTCATCTGCGCAAAAAAATCCAGCCCGCTTGTAATTGGCATCGGCAAGAATGAATTTTTCATTGCATCGGATGCAACTCCCATTGTTGAGTACACAAAAAATGTTGTGTACCTCGAAGATGAAGAGATTGCTGTTGTCCCGCGAAAAGGAAAATTGGAAATCAAAACCATTCGCAATAAAAAGAAAACTCCTTACATACATGAACTCGAACTTCATCTCGAAGCGCTGGAAAAAGGCGGCTATCCGCATTTCATGCTCAAGGAAATTTATGAGCAGCCGCGCTCGGTTCGCGACAGCATGCGCGGACGATTGGTGACGAAAGAAGGAAAAGTAAAAGTGAACCTTGGCGGAATAAAAGATTACGAACAAAAAATGATTAACGCCAAGCGGATTATTTTTGTCGCCTGCGGAACTTCCTGGCATGCCGGACTTGTCGGAGAATATTTATTTGAAGACCTCGCGCGCATTCCCGTGGAAGTGGAATACGCTTCCGAATTCCGCTATAGAAATCCAATCATTGGCGAAGACGATGTGGTGATTGCAATTTCACAATCGGGCGAAACTGCCGACACGCTTGCCGCCATCGAACTCGCGAAATCAAAAGGCGCAACCATTATCGGAATTTGTAATGTAGTCGGCTCAACAATTCCGCGCACCACGCACGCGGGTTCTTACACGCACGCAGGACCGGAAATCGGAGTGGCATCTACCAAAGCATTCACTGCGCAAATCACTCTTCTTACTTTAATGGCGCTTCGCATTGCGAAAAAGAAAGGCAGCATTTCCGAATCAAGATATTTTGAATTAATAAATGAACTGGATGAAATTCCTGCGAAGATTGAAAAAATGCTGAAGAAAAATGATGAAGTAAAAAAACTTGCAAAGGTTTTCAAAGACGTTCACAACTTTCTTTATCTCGGAAGAGGATATACTTTTCCCGTTGCGCTGGAAGGCGCGCTCAAGCTGAAAGAAATTTCTTACATACACGCGGAGGGTTATCCTGCTGCTGAAATGAAGCACGGACCCATTGCACTTATAGATGATGACATGCCGGTGGTGGTGATTGCAACCAAAGGCGCATGGTATGAAAAAGTGATGAGCAACATACAGGAAGTGAAAGCGCGCAAAGGAAAAATAATTGCCATCGTTACCGAGCGCGATAAAGTTGTGAAGCAGCACGCAGATTATGTAATTGAAATTCCGGAGACCGATGAAATTCTTGTCCCGCTGATTTCAGTAATTCCCCTGCAGCTTCTCGCTTATCATATTGCGGTAATGCGCGGCTGCAATGTTGACCAGCCCAGAAATTTAGCAAAGAGCGTTACAGTAGAGTAA